In Thermodesulfovibrio thiophilus DSM 17215, the genomic window CATTCTATATATTCAAAGATCTCTCTTTTGGCCTCTACTCTTGATTTATAACCACCTTTCTTTAGATAAATAAGTTCTGTTTTTAATGTTTTGAAAAAACTTTCAGCCACAGCATTATCATAACAATTTCCTTTGCTGCTTATGCTCTGTTTCATACCATATGAAATCTCTTTTCAGTCTTTGTAGAATCTAAAGTATGTTCTACTGCTTCAATTTTAAATTCTTTTATGTAAACTCTTCTTTTAATCATTTTTATTCACCTCTCTACTTATTTTTATAGTTGCCTTATCTTTTTGTCTACTAAATTGTAGCAAGTTCAAAGAGTAAATAGGCTATCTGGATATGAACCTCTAGATGACAAAAATTGTATAAAATTGATAGTATGGTACAATAAAAAGTGAAAATTCTTAAACTTTATTTTGATAAAGCTGTTGATAATTATGAGAAAGCAGGCAAACTCCAGAAAACAGTAGCAGAAGAACTTCTTAAGAAAATTAATAAAGACTTTTATTCAACTGTTGTCGAAATTGGAAGTGGTAATGGATTTTTAAGTATTCCTCTAAGTAAACAAATCTCATTTAAGAGGTTTATTAACATTGATATATCTTTAGAATTTCTTAAGAGGTTGAAATTGGAATTAAACGACAAAGCCCTTTTTATAAATGCTATGGCAGAAGCAATGCCTTTAAAGGAAAATCTGGCAAACTTATTAGTAAGTTCATCAAGTCTTCACTGGATTCATAATCCCACAAAAAATTTTAAAGAACTATTTAATATCATTAAAAATGATGGAAGATTTTACTTCTCTATTTTCACCTCAAATACCCTGAAAGAACTTAGATATGTTTCGGAAGTAACAGGTTTTGGTTCTGTTTATCCATTGAAAAAAGCAGAGTTTTATATTGAAACTATTGAAAAAATGGCAATTTCTTTCAATTATGAAACAAAAATTTACAGAGAAATATTTGCTTCTCCAAAACATCTACTTATTTCTCATAAGCTTACAGGAACAAACTATACTGAAAATAAAAATTTTTCTGGTAAACTTTTATTTAAAAAATTTTGCGATTTATATGAAAAGCTTTTCACAACCCATTATGGCGTTTACGCAACATATGAGGTTTTATTTATAGAAGGTCAAAAACTATCTCCCTTTCATTAAGACTTATTATTGAAATTTTTATTGGACCTCTTTTTTGTTGTAAAATTTAGACTATGCTTTTTTATCTTTTAAAAAGGGTGGCTCTTATGATACCCATTCTATTCGGTATCACTCTTATATGTTTTGTTGTTATAAATCTTGCGCCTGGTTCACCTGCAACATTTCAGGAAGAACTTTCTCCTAAAGCTTCTCCTGAGGCGATGGAATCTCTTAAAAAACTTTATGGACTTGATAAACCAATTCATGAGAGATATCTTAACTGGTTGAGAATGGTTGTTACATTAGACCTTGGTAAAAGCTTTGTTGATGGAAGAGCAGTAAAAGAAAAGATTAAAGAAAGACTTCCAATTACTATAATTCTAAATCTGCTTTCGCTTTTATTAATTCTGGTTGTTGCAATTCCAATTGGAATCTATTCTGCTTTTAAATCAGGAAAACTTTTTGATCGATTATTGACAGTTTTTGTTTTTACAGGATTTTCTGTTCCTACTTTTTGGCTTGCTCTTCTTGCAATGATTGTTTTTGGTATAAAATTTGGATTACTTCCTATATCAGGAATTCAAAGCATCGGCGCTGAAACAATGCCTTTTTATGAGAGAATATTTGACTGGATCAAACATCTGATTTTACCTGTAACAATTATGTCCTTTGCAGGACTTGCTGGAATGTCGAGATATACTCGCTCAAGTATGCTTGAAGTGTTAAGACAGGATTATATTCGTACAGCAAGAGCTAAAGGTTTACCCGAAAGAGTTGTAATTATAAGACATGCTTTGAGAAATGCATTGCTTCCAGTTGTTACGCTTCTTGGTCTTGCAGTTCCTGGACTTATTGGAGGAAGTGTTATTTTTGAAAGCATTTTTTCAATTCCTGGAATGGGTCAGTTATTTTACTCATCTGCAATGGCAAGAGATTATCCAACCATAATGGGGATTTTAGTGATTGGAGCATTGTTAACTTTAATCGGTAATCTTCTTGCAGATATTGCATATTTTATTGTTGATCCTAGAATAAGAGTAAAACGAAATGGTTAAATATATTATAAAAAGAGTTTTAAAAAATAAACTTGCTTTAGCGAGTTTAATATTGATTTCTGCAATTTTTATTATTGCAGTTTTCGCTTCTTTCATATCACCTTATGATCCATATAAAATTGATGTTTATCATGTTCTTGAACCTCCTTCAAAGGCTCATTTGTTTGGAACAGATGAGCTTGGGAGGGATGTTTGTTCAAGAATTATTTATGGAGCAAGAGTATCACTTAAGGTTGGATTTCTTGCAATGGGTATTGCTATATTTATTGGCACGTTACTCGGTGCTATAGCAGGATACTATGGAAAATGGGTGGATACAATCATAATGAGGATTGTTGATGTTATGCTTGCGTTTCCTTCATTATTTTTAATTTTGGCTGTTGTGGCTGTTTTAGAACCAAGTATTTATATAATCATGGTGGTGATAGGTCTTACAGGATGGATGGATGTTGCAAGGCTTGTAAGAGCTGAGGTTCTCTCACTCAAGGAAAGAGAGTTTGTTCTTGCTGCAAAAGCAATTGGCGCAAGTTCTAGTAGAGTTATTTTTAAACATATTCTACCAAATGCCATATATCCCGTTATCGTAGCTGCCACTTTCGCAGTTGGTGGAGCAATATTGATTGAAAGCGGATTGAGCTTTCTTGGACTTGGAATTCAACCACCTGAGCCAAGCTGGGGTGGAATTTTAAGTATTGGCAAGGACTATATCACTGTTGCATGGTGGATGAGTTTGTTTCCTGGAATTGCGATATTTTTAACTGTCCTGTCGTTTAATCTTATTGGTGAAGCCTTGAGAGACGCCCTTGACCCAAAACACTGGATAGAGGATTAAATTATACAACCTGTGCTGAGAGTTCGAAATTAAAATACTGCTTTTCTTTTAACTCATAACAGCCTGACTCAATCAGCATTTTTAAAAAGTTTACGTGAGATGTATGACCACCTTTTTCAAAGATAAAGTGTCCCTGTAATGGAAAACCGAATAAATATAAATCTCCAATGGCATCAAGAATCTTATGTCTTACAAATTCATCTTTAAATCTGAGATTTTCTCCAATAACTCCTTTTTCATCCAAAACAAGAGCATTATGCAAAGAACATCCATATGCAAACCCATTTTTAAGCAGATACTGAATATCTTTTAAAAAACCGAATGTTCTTGCTGGGGCTATTTCCTTGAGAAAGTTCTGTTCATTAATATCCAATGTTAACAATTGTTCTTTAATTAGAGGATGTTCGTAGAAGATTTTATATGTGATTTTGAATCCTTTATAAGGTTTTGCAATTATTTTTGAATGAGATTCTTCATAAAATACAGGTTTTGTAATTTTAAGTAGAGGTATTGTTTTGCCCTGTTTTGCAATGCCAGCTTTCAAAATCGCTCTTGCAAAATCAGTAGCACTTCCATCCATTACAGGAACTTCTGAACCATCAATCTCTATAATAAGATTTGTTATTCCAAAGGCATGAAGAGTTGCAAGGAGATGCTCCACAGTTCTTATCTTAATTCCATCAATTCCGATAGTGGTAGCAAATGATGTATCAACTACGAATGGAAGCTTTGCTTTGATTGGAAACTCTTTATCTTTTCTGTAAAAAACTATTCCTGTATCTCGCTGTGAAGGAATCAGCCTGAGATTAATTTTTTTGCCTGTATGTATTCCTACACCAGATAGTATAATTTTTGATTTTATAGTTTTCTGAAAAAACATCAATATAATGCAAACAAGAAAGATGCCAAAATTGATTCGTTGATATTACAGGCTATAACATCTGATTATTGTGGAAATAAGACTACAGGAATGGAAAAAATAAAACAATTACTGTATTTCACCTCCAATAACAATTTCCGGAATTCTTACTGTTGGTATTCCATCTGTGACAGGTACTCCCTGTGAGTTTTTACCGCATGTTCCAATTGAAAACCCAAGATCATTTCCAACCATATCAATATTTTTTAAAATTTCCTGACCTGTTCCAATTAAAAGTACCCCTCTTACTGGTTCACTAATTTGTCCATTTTCAATTAAGTAACCTTCCTGAACTTCAAAAACAAACTCTCCTGTTACAGTATTTACCTGCCCGCCACCCATTTTATTAACAAAAAATCCTTTATCAACTGATCGAATTATTTCCTCTGGAGAATGATTCCCGGGTGCTATTAATGTATTACTCATTCTTGGAATAGGATAGTGTTCGTAAGACTGTCTTCTTCCATTCCCTGTTGATGCTTTACCATCGTTCATTGCTGTATATTTATCATACAGATAATTAGTGAGTATACCTTCGTGAATCAGAACAGTTTTCTGAGAAGGTGTGCCTTCGTCGTCAAATAGGTATGAACCACGCATGTTTGGCAGTGTTGAATCATCAATCACTGTTATAATCTCTGAAGCAATTTTTTCACCAAGTTTTCCGCTATAAACTGAAAGTCCTTCTTGAACAAGATCTGCCTCCAGTCCATGTCCAACTGCCTCATGAATGATCGTTCCGCCTGCCTTTGAAGAGATAACCACAGGCATTCTTCCACCTTTAATTTTTCGTGCGTTAAGCATCATTAGTGCTCGTTGTGTGGCTGCATTTGCGAGGGTTTCAGGTGAGATTTCATCAAAAAGTTCAAGTCCTTTAAGACCTCCATATGCTTCATATCCTGTTTGAATAACTCCATCTTCTGAGGCAACAGCATGAATCAGAAAAAGTGTATGAACTCTTTCTTCTTCAGTAAAGTATTGTTCTGAATTAGCAATCTTTATTTTCTGAAATGTTTCTCCATAAAGAACTTTCACCTGTTTTATTTTCTTGCTTTGCGTCCATGAAATATCATTCGCTCTTTTGACAAACTTAATTTTCTCTGCAATTTCAACATCCTGAGGGTTCTTTTTAATAACAAATTGAGTGGAAGGAAAAACTTTCTTTAAATTTATAATACATTCCGAATGTCTATAGTTCTTAAGAGATGACAATAATTCATCAATTCCTCTTTTTGTTAAATCATTTGTGTATGCATAGAATGTTTTGCCATCAATGATTAACCTGACACCCAGTCCATTATCAAATACTGTCGAGCATTTTTGAACTTTGTTTTCTTCCATTTGAATCTGATTAGCAGTTTTTTCTTCCCAGAATATATCAACATAATCACCTTTCAACGTTTTGAGTATATGATTAAAAAGCTCCATATATCCCTCCACAACGATATTTGTCTTTTATAATATCAGATTATAAATTTATAGACATAAATTTTAATTATAAAAAACTATTTTTATTTGTTTTCAAGAAGTTCCTTTGCATGAAAAAGTGAACTCTGCGTGATACGGCCACTTAACATTCTGGCAATTTCCTCTTTCCTATTCGCTCCTTTAAGAGTTTCAACATTAACAATGGTTTTATTGTCTTTTATGACTTTTTCTACTTTCAAATGATGGTCACCCAGTGCAGCTATCTGGGGCAGATGTGTAACGCATAATACCTGATGGTGTTTTGCAAGCTCCTTGAGTCTTTTACCAACATTTTCTGCAGTAGCTCCACTTATCCCAGCATCAATCTCATCAAATATAAGTGTTATTGATTTGATCATTTTTTTTGCAAATTTAAGCTCAACACATTTAAGGGCAAGCATAAGCCTTGAAAGTTCACCACCAGATGCCACTTTAATTAATGGTTTTGGAGGTTCTCCGGGATTCGCGGAAAAATAAAACTCTATATCATCTTTTCCATTTAGAGTTATGTCTTTTTCCGTTATTCTTATTTCAAAAACCGGATGCGAAAAGCCAAGAAAGTTAAGCTCATCAATTATTTCTCTTTCAATTTCAGTTTTTATTTTTTTACGATGATCTGAAATTTCATCTGCTTGAGATTTTAAATTCTCTGATAGCTCTATTAATTCTTTTTCCTTTTCTTTTAGCTCTTCTTCAGATATTGAAATTCTATTTAGCTCTTTTTTAATATCTTCTGCATAGTTTAAAATCTCTCTTGTTGTTGGACCATATTTTGTTTTCAGTTTATTTATAAGAGTCAATCTTTCTTCAATTTTTTCCAGTGTTACAGGGTCCGATTCATAGCTGTCTTTAAGTTTTCTTAAAATATAAACCGCTTCCTCGCTCTGTGTCAGAGCAGATTCAATTAAATTTTTGGCTTCTTCTGCTTTTGAATCAAACTGGGATAATTCTTTAATAAGATTGAGAACTTTTGATAAAACTGTATAGACTGAGTTTTTGTCTTCATAAAGAAAGCTGAAACATGACTCTGCAAGTTCCTTAAGTTTTAAAACATTTTTAAGAATCTGCCTTTGCTCTGTTAGTTCTTCTTCCTCTTTTTCGTTTAAATTAGCATTATTTATTTCTTCAATCTGAAACTTAAGAAGTTCAATCCTCTGTTTTTTTGAGATGACTTCGTTCTTTATTTTTTCTAATTCCTGTTTGAGAGCTTGAACATTGATGTAAAGTTGATTAAATTTCTCAACTTTTTCCTGCAGTCCAACGATTGTATCAAAGAAAAAGACGTGGTTTTCTTTTTTTAGAAGATAGGTATGTTCATGCTGTCCATGTATGTTAATTATTCTTGAAGCTACTTTTACAAAGCCCTGAGCAGTAAATGCAGAGTCATTTATATATGTTTTTGTTTTACCATGAAGACTGAGAATTTTTTTAAGAATAATGGTGTTATCTTCAATTTCCAAATTTTTTAAATCCACATCAGAGGCAATAACTTCAATTTTTGATTCATTTTCACCATGTTTGACAAAGTCAACTGCAGAGATTTTTTCTCTTAACAAAACACCAATGGCATCTACAATTATGGATTTTCCTGCTCCGGTCTCTCCAGTGAGAACATTAAACCCCTTTCTCAGGGAAACTGTAAGATTATCAATGATCGCAAAATTTTTAATTCTCAGTTCTTCAATCATTAAATTCTAGTATGATTGTCATTAATGAACACACTATCACTTAACTATTATTTAATCAAACCAGCGTTTCGCAAAACCTCCGCAAGTTTTTCCTTATTTGACTGAGACATTTCACATAGAGGAAGTCTGAATTCTTCCGCTATCTTACCTATCATTGAAAGAGCTGTTTTTACAGGAATTGGATTGGTCTCAATAAACATGACTTTATTAATTGGTTCAAGCTTATAATGAAGTTGTCGTGCTTTTGCAATATCGCCTCTTTCCCAGGCATTAAAAAGTTCTGCCATATCCCCTGGACAGATATTTGCTGTAACAGAAATAGCACCTTTACCACCAAGCGCAAGAAGTGTGAGATTGGTAAAATCATCTCCTGAAAGAACAGTGATTTTATCTCCACAGAGGCGTATAATTTCACTTACCTGTTTCATGTCTCCTGTAGCTTCTTTAATGCCCATAATCTGTGGTATTTCAGCTAAACGGGCAACTGTTGATGGAAGAAGATTTACTGATGTTCTTCCAGGAACATTATAAAGAATAATAGGTAAACCGGTTGAACTGGCGATTGTTTTAAAGTGTCTATACAGTCCTTCCTGGGTTGGTTTGTTGTAATACGGAGTTACAATAAGAGCAGCATCTGCACCGAGTTGTTCAGCTTTTTTTGTAATCATAATTGCTTCTTCTGTAGAGTTTGAACCAGTTCCTACAATAACTGGAATTCGCTTATTGACAACTTTTACTGCGATCTCTATTACTTTATAGTGCTCTTCATAATCAAGAGTGGAAGCTTCACCTGTGGTACCGCAGGGGACAATTCCATGAGTTCCTTCTTTGATATGCCATTCTATGAGGTGTTCAAAAGCTTTCTCATCAATTTTGCCATTTTTAAATGGCGTTACAATTGCAACCATTGAACCTTTAAACATTTTTATAACCTCCTGCTGAATTTTTAAAAAATTATAACATTTTAATTATCTGTTTATTATATTTTAATTGCAGATATAAATGATACACTTTTTTATCGCACAGGTGTACTCTGTTTTTTTTAATTAATCGGTAAAAAATGTTATAATTTTTTATGCAGGACATTTTAGAAATAATTAAAACACGTAGAAGTATAAGAAAATTTAAACAAGAGTCTCCTCCGGAAGATTTAATCAAAAAATGTATTGAGGCAGCACTTTATGCACCTTCATCAATGAATTCTCAGCCCTGGTATTTTGTAATTGTCAAAGATAGAACAAAAATTAAAGAAATTGCAAAAGTTCAAAAATTTACAAAGTTTCTTGAAAATGCGCCATATATTATAGTTGCACTTGCTGATGAAAAAAGAAGTAAACACTGGCTTGAAGATATGGGCTGTTCATTGATGGCACTTTTGCTTGAAGCTCACAGTCTTGGGTTGGGTGCATGCTGGGGAGCAGTTTATAATCCTGATAATAAAGACAGAGAAAATTATATCCGACAGATAATTGATATTCCAGAAAATTTAAGGATTATTTCATGTATTGGCATTGGATATCCTGACGAGATTCCTCACCCAAAAAAAGTTAAAACTCTTGAGGAAGCAATAATAAAAATTATTTGAATTATCTTTTTAACACAGATAGCAAAAAACCTTGCTATTCACTATATCAAAATCCTATCAACCAGGTAATCTGCCTTATTTTGATAACCTTGCAAATAATTATAAAGATTTTTAGTGTTTTAAATTATAATGATAGGGATGTGTATGGAACAATATATCTTTAAACCAATAGGCTATATTAAAACAAATACAAAAAATATTCCACGACACTGGACAATTTCAGATCTTGAAGGAGAGATTATTATTAATCCTGAGTATAAAGATGGGTTAAAAGGTATAAAAAAAGGAGATAAAATTGTTGTTATTTTTTATTTCCATAAATCACCCCCATTTACATATGATAAGCTTATTCAGAAACCAGCTCATATTAATGAACAAAGAGGAGTCTTCAGCATCTGTTCACCGCATAGGCCAAATCCAATAGGGCTTTCAGTGCTTGAAGTAGTTGATATTTTCGATAATGTAATCAAAGTACGAAGAATTGATATGTTTGATGGAACTCCTGTGCTCGATATAAAGCCTTATATTGAGATTCAATCTTAAAAAACTTTAATTTTCGTTTTATACTATATTTTCCTTCTATGGTCAAATTAAATTCAAATTAGATTATAATGGTTGACAAATTTTTTAAAAGTAGATAAAATTAGTCTACAATAAGAATTGAGGAGGGAGGTATGGATACAGTTTTATTAAGCAGGTTGCAGTTTGCCATAACTGCAGGTTTTCATTTTATTTTTGTTCCATTGACACTTGGGCTGTCTGTGCTTGTGGCTTACATGGAGAGCAAATATCTTGCAACAGGAGATAAGGATTATTTAAGAATGACTAAATTTTGGGGAAGACTTTTTCTTATTAATTTTGCATTGGGAGTTGTTACCGGTATTACTCTTGAATTTCAGTTCGGAATGAACTGGGCAGAGTATTCTCGGTATGTTGGTGACATATTTGGTTCTCCTCTTGCAATTGAGGCGACTGTGGCATTCTTTCTTGAATCAACATTTCTTGGAGTCTGGATATTTGGATGGAATCGAATTTCACCAAAACTTCATGCCATCTCAATATGGCTTGTTGCACTTGCGACAAATCTTTCAGCATTATGGATTCTGATCGCAAACGGATGGATGCAACATCCTGTAGGTTATGTAATTAATAATGCAAGAGCTGAAATGGTTGATTTTTGGGCAGTTGTTACGAATCCATATGGTTTGCTAAAGTTTGCGCATACTGTGCTATCTGGATGGGTAGTTGCAGGATTTTTTATACTCGGTATATCTGCCTATCACTTGTTACGAAAAAGTGAAATTAATTTTTTTAAAAAATCTCTGAAAATCGGTGCAGTTTTTGCTCTTCTAAGTTCAATATTAGTGGCTGGAGTGGGGCATTTTCATGGACATGAAGTTGCGCATACACAACCAACAAAAATGGCAGCTATGGAGTCTCTTTGGGAAACAACAAAGGATGCACCAATGTATTTATTGCTTATTCCTGATCCTGCAAATGAGAAAAACTCTGTCGAAGCAATAGGCATTCCTTCAATGCTCAGCATTCTTGCAGGACAGAAAGAGGTGAAAGGTTTAAAGGATTTTTCTCCGTCAGAAAGACCTCCTGTAACATTAACATTTATAAGTTTCAGATTGATGGTGGGACTGGGGTTTCTTTTCATTATTATTTCTTTATGGGCTTTTTTTAAATTTAAAACAGTGGAACACAGTAGAACACTTCTGAGGATTTTACTGTGGTCAATTCCATTGCCTTATATTGCGGCACAATTTGGATGGATTGTTGCTGAAGTTGGAAGACAGCCATGGATAGTATATGGAATACTGAAAACATCAGATGCTGTTTCCAAAGCTGTTACACCAGCACAGGTTGTGGCTTCTCTAATAGGATTCACAATATTTTATGGCGCTCTGGGAATAATTGATATTTATTTACTGTCAAAGTATGCAAGAAAAGGACCTGAAAAGGAGGTATAAGATGGAGTTTCAAATTATATGGTTTATTTTATGGGGATTACTCTGGGCAGTTTATTTTGCCCTTGATGGATTTGACTTCGGAGCAGGAATTTTATATCCTTTCATATCGAAAAATGAAATGGACAAAAAAGCTGTAATTCATGCAATAGGGCCTATCTGGAATGGTAATGAGGTCTGGCTTATAACAGCTGGAGGAGCAACTTTTGCTGCGTTTCCCACGACCTATGCTTACATGTTCAGTTATCTTTATACTCCGCTTTTAATAATTCTTTTTGCATTGATTTTTCGTGGAGTTGCTCTTGAGTTAAGAGGTAAGGCAACCACAGATATGCAGAAAAAATTTTGGGATTTCTGGATATTTACAGGAAGTTTCATCCCGGCATTGTTATTTGGTGTTGCATTTGGAAATATTTTCATGGGATTGAAATTTGATGATTCAGGATATTACGGAACACTGCTCAGTCTGCTTAATCCATATGGATTACTTGTTGGTTTGCTTTTTTTATTCACATTTATTGTTCATGGTAGCTTATGGATTTCATTAAGAGTTCCGGATGCTCTTGCTGAGAAAGGAATGAGAAAGGCTAAAAAATTCTGGTATCTTCAAACAGTATGCGCTGTGTTGTTTTTAATTTTGACTGCACCATTTACAAATTTATATGACAATTTTATTAAAATGCCGATCTGGTTTGTTGTTCCTGCTATAGCTGTAGCTTGCCTGCTTTTTACTGGTTTATGCATCAAGAAAAACAAAAATGGTAAGGCCTTTGTTTTTTCTGCTTTATTTGTTATAAGTCTTGTTTTCAGTGGTATTATAGGGCTTTATCCAAATCTTATTCCATCAGCGATTGATCCGAAATACAGTCTGACAATTTTCAATTCATCATCAAGTCCATATACTCTTAAAATTATGACAATTGTGGTTGCCATATTTGTTCCAATTGTTCTGTTGTATCAGGCCTGGACATATAAGACATTTATGTACAAAATAACTGAAAAAGAGTTAAAGGAGGAAAGTTATTAAAGGATTACAGATTACAAGAGAAACAGATTATGCCATCCGAACTGTCCTTTATCTTTCAGGAAGGGAAAATTATTTTGCAAAAGCAGAAGATATTTCAAAGACTATGGATATTCCCAAAAGCTTTTTAAGAAAGATTCTAAAACAGCTGGAAAAACAAGGTCTTCTAAGGATCAAAAGGGGAGTAAGTGGTGGTATAACATTAATAAAGAAACCGGAAGAAATAACGCTTTATGATACTATTATTGCAGTGGAAAAAAATGTTGCTCTTAACAGATGTGTGGTTAATAAAACAGTTTGTAGATTTTCGTCTCAATGTCCTGTGCATCCTGTATGGTTTAAGTTAAGGGACGGGTTAATTAAGGCATTAAAGGAGATTAATTTTTCAGGACTAATATCTCAAGGGACTGTCTTATAGGCAGTCCCTTCAAAAATTAAAAGCCAGTTTTTGAAAATATTTACCTTTTCTTCTCCATATTTTGAAAGATCCTGTATGATTTCTTCCACTGTTCTTATTCTTACTGAACCATCTGGCTCCTTAGAGAAGAATTTATCCGCAAAAGCTATTATTTTTTGTTCCGTAGTAATAGGCATCATATCGAGTGGAGGCAGAGGAAGTTTATTTTTTATAATCTCTTCCTTTGTTATTCCAACTCCAGTATGCCTTTCACATACAAGAGCATGTTCTGGATAGCCTTCTTTTTCAACTATTTCTCTACCAAGGTAACCATGGGCAATATAGGGGAAACTGCCATGACAGTCCAGTTTTGGAGTATCTGTCATAAAAATTCCGATGTCATGTAGCATTGATGCTTCATAAATAAAATTTTTATCAACTTTAAATTTCTCAGCAACCTGCAATGCTTTTTCAGCAACTTTTTCTGAGTGATTTAATAGTATTTTAAATGCCAGAGTATCTGGATTGTAATATTTTTTTATGATGTCCACGGGATTCATTTTTTTTCATTATATCATGCTTTTTGGGATATTTTAAATGCTAACATTCTAAAGATTAGACCTTTTTTGTCATTTTATTTTAAGTGGCTGGCCAGCAATTATTAGATACGCTGTATCTGCAATCTCCATTACTCTCTGATTCATCTGACCTGACAGATCAATAAATGTTCGTCCAAGTTCAGTAGCTGGAATTATTCCAGTTCCAGTTTCATTGGATATAATGAATAAATGAGCATCTTTTTTCAATTTATATGATTTCAATGAACAGAGAAATGATTCTAGGAACTCATCGATAGGATTGCATTCAATAAGCAAATTGGTCAGCCACGCTGTCAGACAGTCAATTATTATGATGGATGACTCAGGAATTTTTTTTAAAGCAGTAGATAAATCAATAGGTTCTTCAATTGTAATCCATCTATTATCACGATTTTTCTTGTGATTCTCAATTCGCTCCTCCATTTCACTGTCTGTGGCTCTTGCTGTTGCGATGAAATAAAAATTTTTATGTGGAAGTTTTTCAGCCTCTCGTAATGCAAAACTACTTTTGCCGCTTTTCATGCCACCAATAATA contains:
- a CDS encoding nitroreductase family protein, encoding MQDILEIIKTRRSIRKFKQESPPEDLIKKCIEAALYAPSSMNSQPWYFVIVKDRTKIKEIAKVQKFTKFLENAPYIIVALADEKRSKHWLEDMGCSLMALLLEAHSLGLGACWGAVYNPDNKDRENYIRQIIDIPENLRIISCIGIGYPDEIPHPKKVKTLEEAIIKII
- the tsaA gene encoding tRNA (N6-threonylcarbamoyladenosine(37)-N6)-methyltransferase TrmO; this encodes MEQYIFKPIGYIKTNTKNIPRHWTISDLEGEIIINPEYKDGLKGIKKGDKIVVIFYFHKSPPFTYDKLIQKPAHINEQRGVFSICSPHRPNPIGLSVLEVVDIFDNVIKVRRIDMFDGTPVLDIKPYIEIQS
- a CDS encoding cytochrome ubiquinol oxidase subunit I, which gives rise to MDTVLLSRLQFAITAGFHFIFVPLTLGLSVLVAYMESKYLATGDKDYLRMTKFWGRLFLINFALGVVTGITLEFQFGMNWAEYSRYVGDIFGSPLAIEATVAFFLESTFLGVWIFGWNRISPKLHAISIWLVALATNLSALWILIANGWMQHPVGYVINNARAEMVDFWAVVTNPYGLLKFAHTVLSGWVVAGFFILGISAYHLLRKSEINFFKKSLKIGAVFALLSSILVAGVGHFHGHEVAHTQPTKMAAMESLWETTKDAPMYLLLIPDPANEKNSVEAIGIPSMLSILAGQKEVKGLKDFSPSERPPVTLTFISFRLMVGLGFLFIIISLWAFFKFKTVEHSRTLLRILLWSIPLPYIAAQFGWIVAEVGRQPWIVYGILKTSDAVSKAVTPAQVVASLIGFTIFYGALGIIDIYLLSKYARKGPEKEV
- the cydB gene encoding cytochrome d ubiquinol oxidase subunit II, translated to MEFQIIWFILWGLLWAVYFALDGFDFGAGILYPFISKNEMDKKAVIHAIGPIWNGNEVWLITAGGATFAAFPTTYAYMFSYLYTPLLIILFALIFRGVALELRGKATTDMQKKFWDFWIFTGSFIPALLFGVAFGNIFMGLKFDDSGYYGTLLSLLNPYGLLVGLLFLFTFIVHGSLWISLRVPDALAEKGMRKAKKFWYLQTVCAVLFLILTAPFTNLYDNFIKMPIWFVVPAIAVACLLFTGLCIKKNKNGKAFVFSALFVISLVFSGIIGLYPNLIPSAIDPKYSLTIFNSSSSPYTLKIMTIVVAIFVPIVLLYQAWTYKTFMYKITEKELKEESY
- a CDS encoding RrF2 family transcriptional regulator, which codes for MTRETDYAIRTVLYLSGRENYFAKAEDISKTMDIPKSFLRKILKQLEKQGLLRIKRGVSGGITLIKKPEEITLYDTIIAVEKNVALNRCVVNKTVCRFSSQCPVHPVWFKLRDGLIKALKEINFSGLISQGTVL
- a CDS encoding HD domain-containing protein is translated as MNPVDIIKKYYNPDTLAFKILLNHSEKVAEKALQVAEKFKVDKNFIYEASMLHDIGIFMTDTPKLDCHGSFPYIAHGYLGREIVEKEGYPEHALVCERHTGVGITKEEIIKNKLPLPPLDMMPITTEQKIIAFADKFFSKEPDGSVRIRTVEEIIQDLSKYGEEKVNIFKNWLLIFEGTAYKTVP
- the cobU gene encoding bifunctional adenosylcobinamide kinase/adenosylcobinamide-phosphate guanylyltransferase; the encoded protein is MIAFIIGGMKSGKSSFALREAEKLPHKNFYFIATARATDSEMEERIENHKKNRDNRWITIEEPIDLSTALKKIPESSIIIIDCLTAWLTNLLIECNPIDEFLESFLCSLKSYKLKKDAHLFIISNETGTGIIPATELGRTFIDLSGQMNQRVMEIADTAYLIIAGQPLKIK